One genomic segment of Ignisphaera sp. includes these proteins:
- a CDS encoding ABC transporter permease gives MVKLGIDKTLLLYIARKVALFVVTYFIAVCAVFILPRAIPGNPLAIRMQQIIMQWIYNPVMVPEIYRQLLDIFQFDKPLHVQFFTFLSRAFRGDFGISVDMYPMKVTDVIAMSLPWTLALVVPAVLAAWYTGNTIGAYAGYKRGSIVEKLVVGYSFIVARIPYYWLAMLLLFVFAFRLRWFPESGVYSSGLKPSLTLEFLVDYLWHYTLPFLSIYIVESANWMGSMRVVISAELGSDYIAYTESLGVKDRTVFRYAYKNSLLPQVTGLALQLGFAITGVFIVETVFNYPGVGYFLSRAIGALDYPLIQGIFLIVIATVFAANFLVDFIYALIDPRIRIGGRG, from the coding sequence ATGGTTAAATTGGGTATCGATAAAACATTGTTGCTATATATAGCAAGAAAGGTTGCATTGTTTGTAGTAACGTATTTTATAGCGGTGTGTGCAGTTTTTATACTGCCTAGAGCTATTCCGGGTAACCCTTTAGCCATAAGGATGCAGCAAATAATCATGCAGTGGATATACAATCCGGTTATGGTTCCAGAAATATATAGGCAGCTTCTAGATATATTTCAATTCGACAAACCTCTACATGTTCAATTCTTTACGTTTTTGAGCAGAGCTTTTAGAGGTGATTTTGGAATATCTGTAGATATGTATCCAATGAAGGTAACAGACGTTATAGCTATGTCTCTACCCTGGACACTAGCTCTTGTTGTTCCAGCAGTACTAGCTGCATGGTACACAGGCAATACAATAGGGGCCTATGCAGGCTACAAGAGGGGAAGCATAGTCGAGAAATTGGTTGTTGGATACTCATTTATAGTGGCTAGAATACCCTACTACTGGCTAGCAATGCTCCTACTCTTTGTCTTTGCCTTTAGATTAAGGTGGTTCCCAGAATCAGGTGTGTACTCCTCTGGACTAAAGCCCTCGTTAACACTCGAGTTCCTGGTAGATTACCTATGGCATTACACATTACCGTTCCTATCCATATACATAGTTGAATCAGCTAACTGGATGGGATCAATGAGAGTAGTGATCTCGGCTGAACTTGGATCTGACTATATAGCATACACAGAATCTCTAGGTGTTAAAGATAGAACTGTGTTTAGATACGCATATAAAAACTCACTATTGCCACAGGTAACAGGGTTAGCTCTACAGCTTGGCTTCGCTATAACTGGTGTATTCATAGTAGAGACGGTATTCAATTATCCTGGTGTAGGCTACTTCTTATCTAGAGCTATAGGTGCTCTAGACTATCCATTGATACAAGGTATATTCCTTATAGTTATAGCTACAGTTTTTGCAGCAAACTTCTTAGTGGACTTCATCTATGCTCTAATAGATCCAAGGATTAGAATAGGAGGAAGGGGATAA
- a CDS encoding ABC transporter permease translates to MKIPLVVYAIFTNKRFLIGFIVFIIILFMGLAGPLIYGRDPFAKGSRNQPPSLERPLGTDGFGRDVFAQFLYSIRVSLMIGFLTAVIAMSIGLAIGSIAGIKGGIVDEILMSVTNIFLAIPNWLVAVLIASYLPPEARGPHIIATTLGAFTWPWFARAIRAQFMSLREREFVALSRMAGYGDTRIVFEELIPTIGPYIVTAFAIFMATGIAGEAGLALILSTEGMAKHLSLGMMLFWANYFLAYVTGAWWLFLPPGLTIVALTTSLSLIAVGLENIFNPRLRES, encoded by the coding sequence ATGAAGATACCTCTAGTTGTTTACGCAATATTTACAAACAAACGATTCTTGATAGGATTCATAGTATTCATAATAATACTGTTTATGGGTCTCGCTGGACCACTAATATATGGACGTGATCCTTTTGCCAAAGGATCTCGAAATCAACCTCCATCACTTGAACGTCCCTTGGGCACAGACGGTTTTGGAAGAGATGTTTTTGCTCAATTCCTCTACAGTATAAGAGTCTCACTAATGATAGGATTCCTAACAGCGGTTATAGCTATGTCTATAGGGCTCGCAATAGGTTCAATAGCAGGTATAAAGGGTGGTATTGTAGATGAGATCTTAATGTCTGTGACAAACATATTTCTAGCAATACCTAACTGGCTTGTAGCTGTACTAATAGCTTCGTATCTTCCACCAGAGGCTAGAGGTCCCCATATAATAGCTACAACTCTTGGTGCATTCACATGGCCATGGTTTGCAAGAGCCATTAGAGCCCAGTTCATGAGCTTAAGAGAAAGAGAGTTCGTGGCGTTATCGAGAATGGCAGGTTACGGTGATACAAGGATAGTATTCGAGGAGTTGATACCAACCATTGGACCATATATTGTGACAGCTTTCGCAATATTCATGGCTACAGGTATAGCAGGTGAAGCAGGTTTAGCATTAATACTATCTACAGAAGGTATGGCTAAACATCTATCGCTAGGCATGATGCTCTTCTGGGCAAACTACTTCTTAGCCTATGTAACAGGTGCTTGGTGGCTGTTTTTACCACCAGGATTAACAATAGTAGCTTTAACTACATCGCTATCACTCATAGCTGTAGGTCTAGAGAATATATTTAATCCTAGACTAAGAGAATCTTAA